The following are encoded in a window of Solidesulfovibrio magneticus RS-1 genomic DNA:
- a CDS encoding flagellar biosynthesis anti-sigma factor FlgM translates to MNAAAKHHRARGVASGHQEDPAERARRIADLKRRVASGTYLIQRYEIIEGLLDALATETD, encoded by the coding sequence ATGAACGCAGCAGCAAAGCACCACCGCGCCCGCGGCGTGGCCAGCGGCCATCAGGAAGATCCGGCCGAACGCGCCCGCCGTATCGCCGATCTCAAGCGGCGTGTGGCCTCCGGCACGTACCTGATCCAGCGCTACGAAATCATCGAAGGGCTCCTCGACGCCCTGGCCACCGAAACCGACTGA
- a CDS encoding UvrD-helicase domain-containing protein, translated as MPVAGPAGKDDSRGVAPRPGCGYLSGSIPKEPIIMLIQVKASAGSGKTHALTGRFIDLVLGASRDLPRACGDASDGAYAVPDILAVTFTNKAAAEMRDRVIEALKRLALDPNPAQPGKRATARRELESLLVHAQRLGIRTIDSLLYLLARVFALELGLRPDFEPSFDDRAILDDLYERLCAGLPADPTLARQFSEAAGALIDHTKNFLPTVSFRDQLLTVTARLLADPDCGDAAPEALRLGLARRLGELQNAADALLRAIEAEKLSGNAHFLTFLRKCRDCDNAAALPSSAFAAKASLAECLNKASRDKVTPALDRLHAAMTASHDVCRRQGPVLLAASRLAPFLALARRLAADFPAYLARMRMLPQSQWGRLVAARLAGEDGVPDAWCRMGSGLAHILVDEFQDTARSQWEVLRLLALESLSRGGSLYLVGDVKQAIYGWRGGDAALFDEAPADPELTQVAEPIFDALPHNWRSAPAIVGANNRFFGRLSDPAAAQQTTEALLGEGLAAAAPELAAAIGRAFAGATQEVRPDYHGPQGHVRVTALNAEDPDTYHDAARGALLTLLKAELIPRHGPGGVAVLTRTNPQAARCAAWLVAAGIEVVTENSLRLADHPLIGQLAAMLAFLDYPPDSLAFWAFVSGQELFGDLSGIDRRELAGWLAGLPRRASLSLAFKARWPEVWQRLIRPYLRQSGVASPYDILRSVVSGYRLIERRPADEAFIRRFLEIAHLAENDGRASISAFLEFWNDKGEGETVPQPENAGAVRVMTIHKAKGLQFPAVVVPYHHFHTDNKNPALVTADFPEGRLLVPDQPGLGLDYARRRARELAEQLHLLYVAWTRPEIELHAFVPGHGPLRDKASYPLPRAMAGLFAGLGHDPADGDPIRIGAPPETPAAAPAACPTPPPEPALVEPGPPMDWLPRVKVFRNVARDIRQSMRFSEKQRGELAHAAAEAFARAGFDPADPAPAAARAVATALGPARLDPGLRAALAQELADMLVWLAGLDALRPAFVAGLPERELLDADGSRHRPDLFAASPEAILVADFKTGRPATDHEAQVSRYVGLIRRLPGLADAPAAGFLLYLDRRECRPVEIRS; from the coding sequence ATGCCCGTGGCCGGGCCGGCCGGCAAGGACGACTCCCGCGGCGTTGCGCCCCGGCCGGGTTGCGGCTACCTTTCAGGCAGCATCCCCAAGGAGCCGATCATCATGCTCATCCAGGTCAAGGCCTCGGCCGGTTCGGGCAAGACCCACGCCCTGACCGGGCGTTTCATCGATCTCGTTCTCGGCGCCAGCCGCGACCTGCCGCGCGCCTGCGGCGACGCCAGCGACGGGGCCTACGCCGTGCCCGACATCCTGGCCGTGACCTTTACCAACAAGGCCGCCGCCGAGATGCGCGACCGGGTCATCGAGGCGCTCAAGCGTCTGGCCCTTGATCCCAACCCGGCCCAGCCCGGCAAGCGGGCCACGGCCCGGCGCGAGCTGGAGTCGCTGCTCGTCCATGCCCAGCGCCTGGGCATCCGCACCATCGACAGCCTGCTGTATCTGCTGGCCCGGGTCTTTGCCCTGGAGCTGGGGCTGCGCCCGGATTTCGAGCCGTCCTTTGACGACCGGGCCATCCTGGACGACCTCTACGAGCGCCTGTGCGCCGGCCTGCCGGCCGATCCGACCCTGGCCCGCCAGTTTTCCGAGGCGGCCGGGGCGCTTATTGACCACACCAAAAATTTCCTGCCCACCGTCAGCTTTCGCGACCAGCTCCTGACCGTGACCGCCCGGCTCCTGGCCGACCCGGACTGCGGCGACGCCGCCCCCGAAGCCCTGCGCCTGGGCCTGGCCCGGCGGCTGGGGGAACTCCAGAACGCCGCCGACGCCCTGCTGCGGGCCATCGAGGCCGAAAAACTGTCCGGCAACGCCCACTTCCTCACGTTTCTGCGCAAATGCCGGGACTGCGACAACGCCGCCGCCCTGCCCTCCTCAGCCTTTGCCGCCAAGGCGTCCCTGGCCGAGTGCCTGAACAAAGCCTCCCGCGACAAGGTCACTCCGGCCCTGGACCGGCTCCACGCCGCCATGACCGCCAGCCACGACGTCTGCCGCCGCCAGGGGCCGGTGCTGCTGGCCGCCAGCCGGCTGGCCCCGTTTCTGGCCCTGGCCCGGCGGCTGGCCGCCGATTTCCCGGCCTATCTGGCCCGGATGCGGATGCTGCCCCAATCCCAGTGGGGGCGGCTCGTGGCGGCGCGCCTGGCCGGGGAGGACGGCGTGCCCGACGCCTGGTGCCGCATGGGTTCTGGGCTGGCCCATATCCTGGTGGACGAATTCCAGGACACGGCGAGAAGCCAATGGGAGGTGCTGCGCCTTCTGGCTCTGGAAAGCCTGTCGCGCGGCGGCAGCCTCTACCTTGTCGGCGACGTCAAGCAGGCCATCTACGGCTGGCGCGGCGGCGACGCCGCCCTTTTCGACGAGGCCCCGGCCGATCCCGAGCTGACCCAGGTGGCCGAGCCGATCTTCGACGCCCTGCCCCACAACTGGCGCAGCGCCCCGGCCATTGTCGGGGCCAACAACCGCTTTTTCGGGCGCTTAAGCGACCCGGCCGCAGCCCAACAAACCACCGAGGCCCTCCTTGGCGAAGGGCTGGCCGCTGCCGCGCCGGAGCTGGCCGCCGCCATCGGCCGGGCCTTTGCCGGCGCGACCCAGGAAGTGCGGCCGGACTACCACGGCCCCCAGGGACATGTGCGCGTCACGGCCCTTAACGCCGAAGACCCGGACACCTACCACGATGCGGCCCGGGGGGCGCTGCTGACCCTGCTCAAGGCCGAACTCATCCCGCGCCACGGCCCGGGCGGGGTGGCCGTGCTCACCCGCACCAACCCGCAGGCCGCACGTTGCGCCGCCTGGCTGGTGGCGGCCGGCATCGAGGTGGTGACCGAGAACAGTCTGCGCCTGGCCGACCATCCGCTGATTGGCCAGCTGGCCGCCATGCTGGCGTTTCTCGACTATCCGCCGGACAGCCTGGCGTTTTGGGCCTTTGTCTCGGGCCAGGAGCTTTTTGGCGACCTGTCGGGCATCGACCGCCGGGAACTGGCCGGCTGGCTGGCCGGGCTGCCCCGCCGGGCCTCGCTGTCCCTGGCCTTCAAGGCCCGCTGGCCCGAAGTCTGGCAGCGGCTCATCCGGCCCTACCTGCGCCAGTCCGGCGTGGCCTCGCCCTACGACATCCTGCGCTCGGTGGTGTCGGGCTACCGGCTCATCGAACGCCGGCCGGCCGACGAGGCCTTTATCCGGCGCTTTCTCGAAATCGCCCATCTGGCCGAAAACGACGGCCGGGCGTCGATCTCCGCCTTCCTGGAATTCTGGAACGACAAGGGCGAAGGCGAGACCGTGCCCCAGCCGGAAAACGCCGGGGCCGTGCGGGTCATGACCATCCACAAGGCCAAAGGGCTGCAATTCCCGGCCGTGGTCGTGCCCTACCACCACTTCCACACCGACAACAAAAACCCGGCCCTGGTCACGGCCGATTTCCCCGAAGGCCGGCTGCTGGTGCCGGACCAGCCCGGCCTTGGCCTGGACTACGCCAGACGCCGGGCCAGGGAACTGGCCGAGCAGCTCCATCTGCTCTATGTGGCCTGGACGCGGCCCGAGATCGAGCTGCACGCCTTTGTTCCGGGCCATGGGCCGCTGCGCGACAAGGCCAGCTACCCCCTGCCCCGGGCCATGGCCGGGCTGTTCGCCGGCCTGGGCCACGACCCGGCCGACGGCGATCCCATCCGCATCGGCGCGCCGCCCGAGACCCCGGCCGCCGCTCCGGCCGCCTGCCCGACCCCGCCGCCCGAGCCGGCCCTGGTGGAACCCGGGCCGCCCATGGACTGGCTGCCCCGGGTCAAGGTGTTTCGCAACGTGGCCCGCGACATCCGCCAGTCCATGCGTTTTTCCGAAAAACAGCGCGGCGAGCTGGCCCACGCCGCCGCCGAAGCTTTCGCGCGGGCCGGTTTCGATCCGGCCGATCCCGCCCCGGCCGCCGCCCGGGCCGTGGCCACGGCCCTGGGGCCGGCCCGGCTGGACCCGGGCCTTCGGGCCGCCCTGGCCCAGGAGCTGGCCGACATGCTCGTCTGGCTGGCCGGCCTTGACGCCCTGCGCCCGGCCTTTGTCGCGGGGCTGCCCGAGCGCGAGCTTTTGGACGCCGACGGTTCGCGCCACCGGCCGGACCTCTTTGCCGCCTCGCCAGAGGCCATCCTGGTGGCCGATTTCAAGACCGGCCGGCCGGCCACCGACCACGAGGCCCAGGTGAGCCGCTACGTCGGCCTTATCCGCCGCCTGCCGGGTCTGGCCGACGCGCCGGCCGCCGGCTTCCTGCTCTACCTCGACCGCCGGGAATGCCGCCCCGTGGAGATCCGCTCGTGA
- a CDS encoding histidine phosphatase family protein, translating to MTVIRCIRHGQSASNAGEVTEYPDTIPLTGLGHAQAALVASCFNKPPRRIVFSSFDRAVQTAMPLCERFPDVPVAVWPVQEFTYLAPFRYAGTRRGDRHEAVEHYWERLDPMYRDGEGAESFLGFWDRVESFLDRMAEASGHVAVFTHGQFLRGVMLRVLCGRLGVEEAMFRFRAFRQAVAIPNAAMVVIGLSRRAPVLGPVVTNHLPPELLST from the coding sequence ATGACCGTCATCCGCTGCATCCGGCACGGCCAAAGCGCCTCCAACGCCGGCGAAGTGACCGAATACCCCGACACCATCCCGCTGACCGGCCTGGGCCATGCCCAGGCTGCCCTGGTCGCCTCCTGCTTCAACAAGCCGCCCCGGCGCATCGTGTTTTCCTCCTTCGACCGGGCGGTGCAGACGGCCATGCCCCTTTGCGAGCGCTTTCCCGACGTGCCCGTGGCCGTGTGGCCGGTACAGGAGTTCACCTATCTCGCCCCCTTCCGCTACGCCGGCACCCGGCGGGGGGACCGCCACGAGGCCGTGGAACACTACTGGGAGCGCCTGGACCCCATGTATCGGGACGGCGAGGGAGCCGAATCGTTTCTCGGTTTTTGGGACCGGGTGGAGTCCTTTCTCGACCGCATGGCCGAAGCCAGCGGTCATGTGGCGGTTTTCACCCACGGCCAGTTCCTGCGTGGGGTGATGCTGCGCGTCCTGTGCGGCCGGCTTGGCGTGGAAGAAGCCATGTTCCGTTTCCGGGCCTTCCGCCAGGCCGTGGCCATACCCAACGCGGCCATGGTGGTCATCGGCCTGTCCCGGCGAGCTCCGGTGCTGGGGCCGGTGGTCACCAACCATTTGCCGCCGGAGCTGCTTTCAACCTGA
- a CDS encoding PD-(D/E)XK nuclease family protein → MPPRGDPLVKAPVSVIPWTEEFFAALARRLVAATGGDFTDVVVLFPLRRAARHLCDRLAELPGLPKPLLLPEIAAIGEWTAALGADCAPVPPVMLDALDRVAILHDIVRDIAATASEDEAFPADITDFFPWGLELAEIMEELFRQGIPGQDLAHLEGQVLAPAAALLGRLGAIHQRYRQRLLDEGLGTPGLLAALAAENAPAVAERFAGKRLFACGFAVLTGAEKTLLQTLWKKGLLELVWHADPALADGGRPIHFACREHKRLLADWKAKAVVLGDGKARKLRAKADPSRGTLVLDADAANLSSKKLRFIEAHDLHAELKGLEEALSEAPDLESTAIVLPDTGLLSPVLHILPRRDVNISMGYPLARSSLARLLETILALQETRLERGRYHWRELIALLRHPYLKMLRLGAAEPLRAVFHGLEAAIRQGGAYVDPLALPLAGGEDDEPPSPEALALAGRVLGVCLAAFDAVDTPRALGNALAGLCDLLLDPEHCGDAWERFLIDAECLFRLAAGIVPALTSGRLADAALPAPTLFALLRRLLADERAPFEAEPLTGLQVLGVLETRLLSFKRLFLLDAVEAKLPGAPRYDPLLPDTLRRLMGLPDSRERDLVAAYNLYRLFFGAEEITVFYRTGSPGSGLFEDKPGRSRFVEQLLWEEEKRLGRVLKPGEPPVSILRLPPCPIPASDPAVPVTGEVADRLAAYLETQKLSASFFDAYLACPLRFFYRYLSPLSPLAEVAEEGDRAAVGEVVHEVLRDFFTPYLNRDIDAADLDAAALADLFETRLAGHAAFAALPPDGQLLLTRTGRAKLAEAVAATPRTTILALETDLTASLETGGRTYPLTGRADRIDQREDGVVILDYKTGRPPKGQGRFWTDDHLWDRLAADPLAADDALFEDIASRAGSVQLPLYCWLYHAARGETPADAAVVELRDKGQERPLFGPRQDPETRAQAITRNVPQLLGAVLRHLANIPSFRPRPDNNRCPYCEFRQACRAL, encoded by the coding sequence ATGCCGCCCCGTGGAGATCCGCTCGTGAAAGCCCCTGTCAGCGTCATCCCCTGGACCGAGGAATTCTTCGCCGCCCTGGCCCGGCGGCTCGTCGCCGCCACCGGGGGCGATTTCACCGACGTGGTGGTGCTTTTCCCCCTGCGCCGGGCCGCCCGCCATCTCTGCGACCGGCTGGCCGAGCTGCCCGGACTGCCAAAGCCCCTGCTGTTGCCCGAAATCGCCGCCATCGGCGAATGGACCGCCGCCCTGGGGGCCGACTGCGCCCCGGTCCCGCCGGTCATGCTCGACGCCCTGGACCGGGTGGCCATCCTCCACGACATCGTGCGCGACATCGCCGCCACGGCCTCCGAAGACGAAGCCTTCCCGGCCGACATCACCGACTTTTTCCCCTGGGGCCTGGAATTGGCCGAAATCATGGAAGAGCTGTTCCGCCAGGGCATCCCCGGCCAGGACCTGGCCCATCTGGAAGGCCAGGTACTGGCCCCGGCCGCGGCGCTGCTGGGACGGCTGGGGGCCATCCACCAACGCTACCGGCAGCGCCTGCTGGATGAAGGCCTGGGCACGCCCGGACTTTTGGCCGCCCTGGCTGCCGAAAACGCCCCGGCCGTGGCCGAGCGCTTCGCCGGCAAGCGCCTTTTCGCCTGCGGTTTTGCCGTGCTGACCGGAGCGGAAAAAACGCTCCTGCAGACGCTGTGGAAAAAAGGCCTGCTGGAGCTGGTCTGGCACGCCGACCCGGCCCTGGCCGACGGCGGCCGGCCGATCCATTTCGCCTGCCGCGAGCACAAGCGGCTGCTTGCCGACTGGAAAGCCAAGGCCGTGGTCCTGGGCGACGGCAAGGCGCGAAAGCTGAGGGCCAAGGCCGATCCCAGCCGTGGGACGCTGGTGCTGGACGCCGACGCCGCCAACCTGTCCTCGAAAAAGCTGCGCTTTATAGAAGCCCACGACCTCCACGCCGAGCTCAAGGGGCTGGAAGAGGCGCTAAGCGAGGCCCCGGACCTGGAATCCACGGCCATCGTCCTGCCCGACACCGGGCTTTTAAGCCCGGTGCTCCACATCCTGCCCCGGCGCGACGTCAACATCTCCATGGGCTATCCGCTCGCCCGCTCGTCCCTGGCCCGGCTGCTGGAAACCATCCTGGCCCTGCAGGAAACCCGGCTGGAGCGCGGCCGCTACCACTGGCGCGAACTCATTGCCCTGTTGCGCCATCCCTATCTCAAGATGCTGCGCCTGGGCGCGGCCGAACCGCTTCGGGCCGTGTTCCACGGCCTGGAGGCGGCCATCCGCCAGGGGGGGGCCTACGTCGATCCTCTGGCCCTGCCCCTGGCCGGCGGCGAGGACGACGAGCCGCCAAGCCCCGAAGCCCTGGCCCTGGCCGGACGCGTGCTGGGCGTCTGCCTGGCCGCCTTCGACGCCGTGGACACGCCGCGCGCCCTGGGCAACGCCCTGGCCGGGCTGTGCGATCTGCTGCTGGACCCCGAGCATTGCGGCGACGCCTGGGAGCGGTTTCTCATCGACGCCGAGTGCCTGTTCCGGTTGGCCGCCGGCATCGTGCCGGCGCTCACTTCCGGCCGCCTGGCCGACGCCGCCCTGCCGGCCCCGACCCTTTTCGCCCTGCTGCGCCGGCTGCTGGCCGACGAGCGCGCCCCCTTCGAGGCCGAGCCGCTGACCGGCCTGCAAGTGCTCGGCGTCCTGGAAACGCGCCTGCTCTCCTTCAAGCGCCTGTTCCTCCTCGACGCCGTGGAAGCCAAGCTGCCCGGCGCGCCGCGCTACGATCCGCTGCTGCCCGACACCCTGCGCCGCCTCATGGGCCTGCCCGACTCCCGGGAGCGCGATCTGGTCGCCGCCTACAACCTCTACCGGCTCTTTTTCGGGGCCGAGGAGATCACCGTCTTCTACCGCACCGGCTCGCCCGGCTCCGGGCTGTTCGAGGACAAGCCCGGCCGCAGCCGGTTCGTGGAACAGCTTTTATGGGAAGAGGAAAAACGCCTGGGCCGGGTGCTTAAGCCCGGCGAGCCGCCGGTCTCCATCCTGCGCCTGCCGCCCTGCCCCATCCCGGCAAGCGACCCGGCCGTGCCGGTCACCGGGGAAGTGGCCGACCGGCTGGCCGCCTATCTCGAAACCCAGAAGCTCTCGGCCAGCTTTTTCGACGCCTACCTCGCCTGCCCCTTGCGCTTTTTCTACCGCTACCTCTCACCGCTCTCCCCCCTGGCCGAGGTGGCCGAGGAAGGCGACCGGGCAGCCGTGGGCGAGGTGGTCCACGAAGTCTTGCGCGACTTCTTCACGCCCTACCTCAACCGCGACATCGACGCCGCCGACCTTGACGCCGCGGCCCTGGCCGACCTGTTCGAAACCCGGCTGGCCGGCCACGCCGCCTTCGCCGCCCTGCCGCCCGACGGCCAATTGCTGCTCACCCGCACCGGCCGGGCCAAGCTGGCCGAAGCCGTGGCCGCCACGCCCCGCACCACCATCCTGGCCCTGGAAACCGATCTGACCGCCAGCCTGGAAACCGGCGGCCGGACCTATCCCCTGACCGGCCGGGCCGACCGCATCGATCAGCGCGAAGACGGCGTGGTCATCCTCGACTACAAGACCGGCCGGCCGCCCAAGGGCCAAGGCCGCTTCTGGACCGACGACCACCTCTGGGACCGGCTGGCCGCCGATCCCCTGGCCGCCGACGACGCGCTTTTTGAGGACATCGCCAGCCGGGCCGGCAGCGTCCAACTGCCGCTCTACTGCTGGCTGTACCACGCCGCGCGCGGCGAAACGCCAGCCGACGCCGCCGTGGTGGAATTGCGCGACAAAGGGCAGGAACGTCCGCTGTTCGGCCCGCGCCAAGACCCCGAAACCCGCGCCCAGGCCATCACCCGCAACGTCCCCCAGCTCCTGGGCGCGGTCCTGCGCCACCTCGCCAATATCCCAAGCTTCCGCCCCCGCCCAGACAACAACCGCTGCCCCTACTGCGAGTTTCGACAGGCCTGTAGAGCGCTGTGA
- a CDS encoding LexA family transcriptional regulator: MTQRDEETKALGGFEGFFERAAKAAGLASQAELAALLGVHRSAVTQAKRKEAVPKAWVLTVSRRTGADPDWLEYGRRRSGAGRGDGRGSAADDGAAVAAEIFAAVPKVRARLSAGGGSFETGGEVERVYPFRQDWLRAKGQPSRMVLMDVVGNSMEPEIRHGDMVLIDQGQTAVVAHGVYAVGLEDTVLVKRVEKRPGQLVLLSDNRDYAPIVLAGDELDALRFIGRVLWVGREL; encoded by the coding sequence ATGACGCAACGAGACGAGGAGACAAAAGCCTTGGGCGGCTTTGAAGGGTTTTTCGAGCGGGCGGCCAAGGCGGCGGGATTGGCCTCCCAGGCCGAGCTGGCGGCGCTTTTGGGCGTGCACCGTTCGGCCGTGACCCAGGCCAAGCGCAAGGAGGCCGTGCCCAAGGCCTGGGTGCTCACCGTGTCGCGCCGCACCGGGGCCGACCCGGACTGGCTGGAGTATGGCCGGCGGCGGAGCGGGGCGGGGCGCGGAGACGGCCGGGGCAGCGCGGCCGACGACGGGGCGGCGGTTGCGGCGGAGATTTTCGCCGCCGTGCCCAAGGTGCGGGCCCGGCTGTCGGCCGGCGGTGGGTCGTTTGAGACCGGCGGCGAGGTGGAGCGGGTCTATCCGTTTCGCCAGGACTGGCTGCGGGCCAAGGGGCAGCCGTCGCGCATGGTGCTCATGGACGTGGTGGGCAACAGCATGGAGCCCGAGATTCGCCACGGCGACATGGTGCTGATTGACCAGGGCCAGACGGCGGTGGTGGCCCATGGGGTCTATGCCGTGGGGCTGGAGGACACGGTGTTGGTCAAGCGGGTGGAGAAGCGGCCCGGGCAGCTGGTGCTTTTAAGCGACAACCGGGACTACGCGCCCATCGTGCTGGCCGGGGACGAGCTCGACGCCTTGCGGTTCATTGGCCGGGTGTTGTGGGTGGGTCGGGAACTGTAA
- a CDS encoding pseudouridine synthase gives MTNDTTTTWTIPPQADGWRLDKALELMLPEVGLRGRRRLIESGGLTVNGRLLPAGYRVRAGQTVAMVPQDRERRFGPADVPVVLTAGDYVLLNKPSGLHSAALAQGGGESVEALLPDIFPGRPSFLLSRLDSLTTGLLPAAFSPEAAATYRDMEESGEVDKTYLAVGHGEPDVTYFRCDGELDAADRKKTRVLDRATIDSLRMTEVEALETRGGVTLFRCTIKKGARHQIRTHLAWAGHPLVGDPLYGQGEGERLFLHCAGIDCPAFAALCDAPWNLAEAVEIVSRGAVA, from the coding sequence ATGACAAACGATACGACGACAACGTGGACGATTCCGCCCCAGGCCGACGGCTGGCGGCTGGACAAGGCGCTGGAGCTCATGCTGCCCGAGGTGGGGCTTCGGGGGCGGCGGCGGCTGATCGAATCCGGCGGCCTGACGGTCAATGGCCGACTGCTGCCCGCCGGCTACCGGGTCCGGGCCGGTCAGACCGTGGCCATGGTCCCGCAAGACCGGGAGCGCCGGTTCGGGCCGGCCGATGTGCCGGTGGTGCTGACGGCCGGGGACTACGTCCTTTTGAACAAACCCTCCGGCCTGCACAGCGCCGCCCTGGCCCAGGGCGGCGGCGAGAGCGTGGAGGCCCTTTTGCCGGATATTTTTCCGGGCCGGCCCTCGTTTCTGCTTTCGCGCCTGGACAGTCTGACCACGGGACTCTTACCGGCGGCGTTTTCACCCGAGGCGGCAGCGACCTACCGGGACATGGAGGAGTCTGGCGAAGTGGACAAGACCTACCTGGCCGTGGGCCACGGGGAACCGGACGTGACCTATTTTCGGTGCGACGGCGAACTGGACGCGGCGGACCGCAAAAAAACAAGGGTGCTGGACAGGGCGACCATCGATTCCCTGCGCATGACCGAGGTCGAGGCGTTGGAGACGCGAGGGGGGGTGACGCTTTTTCGCTGCACCATCAAGAAAGGCGCGCGCCATCAGATACGCACCCATCTGGCCTGGGCCGGCCATCCGCTGGTGGGCGATCCGCTGTACGGCCAGGGGGAAGGGGAACGGCTATTTTTGCACTGCGCCGGCATCGACTGTCCGGCTTTTGCGGCGCTTTGCGACGCGCCGTGGAATCTGGCGGAGGCGGTGGAGATCGTTTCGCGGGGAGCTGTTGCGTAA
- the fliL gene encoding flagellar basal body-associated FliL family protein, whose translation MRRAVVSLLAVVWLTGWGLVGQALGQGEPVVRGGTVTYPSFDVNIDDNGGLGRLRLGFEVLFTDELGAKAAATLQVRESILLFLRGKSAAELLAPKGRDMLRAQLLAHINAAIGSPKAVKLFYLDYVVIKGTP comes from the coding sequence ATGAGACGGGCGGTTGTATCGCTTCTGGCGGTTGTCTGGCTGACAGGCTGGGGTCTGGTCGGCCAAGCCCTGGGCCAGGGCGAACCCGTGGTCCGGGGCGGGACGGTGACTTACCCGAGTTTTGACGTCAATATCGATGATAACGGCGGGCTGGGCCGGCTGCGCCTGGGCTTTGAGGTGCTTTTCACCGACGAGCTCGGAGCCAAGGCCGCCGCCACGCTACAGGTGCGTGAATCCATCCTGCTTTTTTTGCGAGGAAAATCCGCAGCCGAATTGCTGGCCCCCAAGGGCCGGGATATGTTGCGGGCGCAATTGCTGGCCCACATCAACGCGGCCATCGGCAGCCCCAAGGCCGTCAAATTGTTTTATCTCGACTACGTCGTCATCAAGGGGACGCCATGA
- a CDS encoding MFS transporter, translating into MGKWTLAALFAATVCGISSIYLPQPLLPLLAEAFGASQATASLAVTATMLPLGLAPLVYGFFLDAVPARPLIALSLGLLGATTAALPFCVDFEVFLALRVVQGLVVPCLLTALMTYLATSVPTAEVRRVMAAYIAVTVLGGFSGRFFSGLTAHLFGWRFPFYCLGGTLVACCLACLALPPDGRSAFLPIRLRDAPHVLAKPGFWVTYLIVALLFFVFSGMLNLLPFRLGELDGGYSPLRAGAMYCGYLMGIVTCLTSHRVSGRLGGPAGAMAMGAAVVIGAAGLFAVPAAWAVFLSVFVLCTGMFMAHSVAPGVLNSAEAEHKGLVNGLYISFYYSGGALGTYLPGLVLGRLGFGAAASVLVAAAAAATALAVGLRRSGPLPGSLGGRGGGQ; encoded by the coding sequence ATGGGGAAGTGGACGTTGGCCGCGCTTTTTGCCGCAACTGTGTGCGGCATTTCCTCCATTTATCTGCCCCAGCCCTTGTTGCCCCTTCTGGCCGAGGCTTTCGGCGCGTCCCAGGCCACAGCCTCCCTGGCCGTCACCGCCACCATGCTGCCCCTGGGACTCGCGCCGCTGGTTTACGGTTTTTTTCTCGACGCCGTGCCGGCCCGGCCGCTTATCGCCCTGTCCCTGGGACTTCTCGGCGCGACCACGGCGGCCTTGCCTTTTTGCGTCGATTTCGAGGTTTTCCTGGCCTTGCGGGTGGTGCAGGGCTTGGTGGTTCCCTGCCTGCTCACGGCGCTGATGACGTACCTCGCCACCTCCGTGCCTACGGCCGAGGTGCGCCGGGTCATGGCCGCCTACATCGCCGTCACGGTGCTCGGCGGTTTTTCCGGGCGCTTTTTTTCGGGCCTGACCGCCCATCTGTTCGGCTGGCGATTTCCCTTCTACTGCCTGGGGGGGACCCTTGTGGCCTGCTGCCTGGCCTGTCTGGCCTTGCCCCCGGACGGCCGCTCGGCCTTTTTGCCCATTCGCCTGCGCGACGCGCCCCATGTGTTGGCCAAGCCGGGTTTTTGGGTCACTTATCTGATCGTGGCCCTGCTGTTTTTCGTGTTTTCCGGGATGCTCAACCTGCTGCCTTTTCGCCTGGGCGAGCTGGACGGAGGCTACTCCCCCCTGCGGGCCGGGGCCATGTACTGCGGCTATCTCATGGGCATCGTCACCTGCCTGACCTCCCACCGGGTTTCCGGCCGCCTGGGCGGGCCGGCCGGGGCCATGGCCATGGGCGCGGCCGTGGTCATCGGCGCGGCCGGGCTTTTTGCCGTGCCGGCGGCCTGGGCGGTCTTCCTCAGCGTTTTCGTCCTGTGCACGGGAATGTTCATGGCCCATTCCGTGGCTCCGGGCGTGCTCAACAGCGCCGAGGCCGAACACAAGGGGCTTGTCAACGGCCTCTATATTTCCTTTTATTATTCCGGCGGCGCGCTTGGAACCTATCTGCCCGGACTGGTCCTGGGACGGCTGGGATTCGGGGCGGCGGCATCGGTCCTGGTCGCAGCGGCGGCGGCGGCCACGGCTCTGGCCGTGGGACTGCGGCGGTCCGGTCCGCTGCCCGGGAGCCTGGGCGGACGGGGAGGGGGACAATGA